The nucleotide sequence GGCGACGATCGTCGCGACATCGAGGCCGGTCGTGCTGCCGGCATGCGTACCGTGGCCGTGAACTGGGGCTACACCGGCAACAACGGCGCACCCGCGAGCTGGGGTGCCGACCACCTGGTCGATCACCCCACTGATCTGCTGGCCCTGATCCGCTAGTACCGAACCCCGTCGCGGTCTGGCACCCTTGCCGCTAGCGGGTTCAGGGAACAAGGGACGAGGCTGGGGATCATGCGACCACTATTCGCCGCACCGCATTGCACCGGCGACCGCGCAGGGGCCGCGAGATGAGCTCCGCACCGACGCTGGGATCACTCGAGACGCTGTCGCGGCTGCTTCGCACCCGCGCCAACCGCCATGCCTGGATTGGCCTCGGCGTCGGCCTGTTCGCGGCCCTGGCGGCGACACTGCTGCACTGTCGCTACGAAACCGGCAGCTACACCCTCACCGGCATGCTCTGGGTTCAGAGCCAGAACCCGGCGCTGTGGCTGCTGGACCTGATGCCGCTCGCCTTCCTGCTCTGGGGCCAGTACATCGGCATGGTCATGTCTTACCAGGCTAGCGCCCTGGTGATGGATGAAACCCGCGCCCTGCGCGAACAGGCCTCGTTACTGGCGCACCAATTGGGTGATGTCACCGACACTCACGGCCCCCGGTGTCATCTGCCGGGGCGGGGACAACTGCTGGACGGTATCCGCCAGGCGCTGATTCGTACGCCGACGGGCCAAGGCCGCCTTCAGGTCCTGGCGCTGGTCAGTGACCGCTATGCGGCGCTCGCGTACGGAGAGCGTAGCGATGGCGCCGACCGCCTCGTACAGCAGATGGCACTTCGGTTGCGCCATGCGCTCGGGGACCACGACCTGTTGACCCACCTCGGCCACGACCGATTCGCGGTGCTCAGTCCGATGACCGGCGACGACACCGATAGTCACCGGCTGGCCCGTCGGTTGCATTTGGCCTTCGATACCCCGGTGACCCTGGGCGATGGACCGCTCGGTGTCAGCCTCCACGTCGGCGTCGCCCACGGTCCGCGACACGGCAATCAGCCCGAGTCGCTCCTGCGCAACGCCGAGGCCGCCTGCTACCTCGCGCAGGCCCGCGGTCAGGAAACCACCGTATTCGACCCGGAAGCCGACCAGGACGCCAGTGGCGATGCGCATCTGCTCGCCGACCTCTATGGCGCTCTCCACCACGACGGCCTGGTTGACTGCTACCAGCTGCAACGCGGCATCCGCGGCGAACGACGCCTGCGCCAGCAGCCGCAGTGGCCGCACCCGCTTCGCGGCACCCTGAGCGCGCACCACTTCATGGACCTGCCCGCCCGCGCCACGCTTCTGCATCAGCTCACCGCCTGGCAGCTTCGGGAAGCAATGCACCGGCTCGAATCACTGCCACCCGCCTCGCGGCCGCATCTGGTCATCCGCCCCCCGGCTCGCGCCTGGGACCGACTGCCACTGGCCGACATGGTGCTGCGTCTGCTGCAGGCGCACGACCGGCCGGCTGAGCGACTGACCCTGGAGCTGCCAGTGGCGCTCCTGGTGCGCGAATCCGCTGCGCTGAAGCAGACATTGACCACACTTGCGAGCGCCGGGGTTCGTCTCGGCATGGCCGGACAGAGTCTGCTCGGCACCCTGCCGGCGGCGGCGCTGGTCTACCCGCTGCATGAGGCCCGATTGCCTTCAGTCTGGCTGCGCGAGATCGGGCGCCATGAACGCGGCGCAGCGCTTCTGGCGCAGACCTTGGCCCAGCTCCATGAACTCGGCCTCCAGGTGACGCTGGGCGGTGCAGACAGTGCCGAGTGTCTCGAGACGGCAAGCGCGCTCGGCGCCGATTACCTCGAGGGGCGTGCCATCGAACTGCCGCTGTCCCCCACCGCCGTGGCGCTGTCACTGGAGACCAACTGACGGGTATCCTTCGCGCCCACCCTTCGAATCCGCCGCGCATGGCCCACTCCGCCCCCACCGATGCTCCACCGCTGTCCTTTGCCTCTGACCACCTCGACGGTCGGGTGATCCTGATCACGGGCGCTGGCGATGGTCTCGGCCGGGCGCTGGCGATCGCGGCTGCCGGGCTGGGCGCACAGGTGGTGCTGCTGGGGCGGACCACCGCCAAACTGGAGGCCACCGACGACGCGATCCGTGCTGCCGGCGGCGCCCCCGCAGCGCTGTATCCGGTCAACCTCACCGGCGCCACCTGGGGTGACCTGGCCGAGGTGGCCATGACACTGGAAACCGAATTCGGCCGCCTCGATGGCCTGGTGCACGCCGCCGCCCATTTCAAGACCTTCACCCGCATGGAGGACGTCGAACCCAAGGACTGGCTGGAATCCCTGCAGGTCAACCTCACTGCACCGTTTGCCCTGACCCGCCACTGCCTGCCCCTGCTGCGACATTCCGGCGACGGCTCGGTGGTGTTCGTGGCCGACCAGGGCGGGCGCCGGCATAAACCGTTCCAGGGTGCCTATGGCGTCGCCAAAGCCGCCCTTGAAACCCTGAGCGCGCAATGGGCGCACGAGCAGACAGCGGACGCCCCGGTGCGGTTCAACACCTACTACCCCGGGCCGATGCGCAGCGGCGTCCGGCTGAAAGGATACCCGGGCGAGGTTCTGGACCAGGTCCCGGCGCCAGACACTGCGGTGCCCCGCCTGTTGTGGCTGCTCGGGCCGGATAGCCGCGGGATCAGCGGTCAGCAGTTCTGATTTTCGGTGTGACGGCTCAGGTTGACGGCTTGCGCTTGCGTGAGGCGTGCCAGGGCGGCGCCTTGTTGCCACCCTTGGGTTTGCGCCCGCCAAGCGTCGGTGTCTCGTCCTGGTCGGCGCGCGCCCGCGCCTTGCGCACCGGCTTCGGTGATGCAGCAGCCTCGGGTACCACCGCTTTGCGGCCGGCACGCAGCGGCTTCGTACTGGCCAGCGCCGGGTCCAGCGAGACCGACTGCAGCAGCGCCGCGCATTCCTCGACCGTCGCCTCCCGGAAGCCGCCGGTGCGAATCCCCCGCCCCAGCACCAGCGGCCCGTAGGCCAACCGGATCAGTCGGCTGACCTGCAGGTTCTGGCTCTCGAACAGGCGTCGCACCTCACGATGTCGCCCTTCATGCAAGGTCACCGTCCACCACTGGTTGGCACTGCCCTCGCCGTCCTCACTGCTGCCCGACCGCAGCGTATCGAAACGGGCCAGATGCCCATCCATCATCAC is from Flagellatimonas centrodinii and encodes:
- a CDS encoding bifunctional diguanylate cyclase/phosphodiesterase, with the translated sequence MSSAPTLGSLETLSRLLRTRANRHAWIGLGVGLFAALAATLLHCRYETGSYTLTGMLWVQSQNPALWLLDLMPLAFLLWGQYIGMVMSYQASALVMDETRALREQASLLAHQLGDVTDTHGPRCHLPGRGQLLDGIRQALIRTPTGQGRLQVLALVSDRYAALAYGERSDGADRLVQQMALRLRHALGDHDLLTHLGHDRFAVLSPMTGDDTDSHRLARRLHLAFDTPVTLGDGPLGVSLHVGVAHGPRHGNQPESLLRNAEAACYLAQARGQETTVFDPEADQDASGDAHLLADLYGALHHDGLVDCYQLQRGIRGERRLRQQPQWPHPLRGTLSAHHFMDLPARATLLHQLTAWQLREAMHRLESLPPASRPHLVIRPPARAWDRLPLADMVLRLLQAHDRPAERLTLELPVALLVRESAALKQTLTTLASAGVRLGMAGQSLLGTLPAAALVYPLHEARLPSVWLREIGRHERGAALLAQTLAQLHELGLQVTLGGADSAECLETASALGADYLEGRAIELPLSPTAVALSLETN
- a CDS encoding SDR family NAD(P)-dependent oxidoreductase, which encodes MAHSAPTDAPPLSFASDHLDGRVILITGAGDGLGRALAIAAAGLGAQVVLLGRTTAKLEATDDAIRAAGGAPAALYPVNLTGATWGDLAEVAMTLETEFGRLDGLVHAAAHFKTFTRMEDVEPKDWLESLQVNLTAPFALTRHCLPLLRHSGDGSVVFVADQGGRRHKPFQGAYGVAKAALETLSAQWAHEQTADAPVRFNTYYPGPMRSGVRLKGYPGEVLDQVPAPDTAVPRLLWLLGPDSRGISGQQF
- a CDS encoding pseudouridine synthase, yielding MSERLQKRLADAGVASRRQIETWITDGRITVNGRPAELGQKVDEDDHVRVDGRRILLARKRAAPRVLLYRKRVGEIVTREDPEGRQTVFRKLPPLTDGRWIAVGRLDINTSGLLLFTDHGELARRLMHPSFEISREYAVRVLGELTPEMIDTLTRTGVMMDGHLARFDTLRSGSSEDGEGSANQWWTVTLHEGRHREVRRLFESQNLQVSRLIRLAYGPLVLGRGIRTGGFREATVEECAALLQSVSLDPALASTKPLRAGRKAVVPEAAASPKPVRKARARADQDETPTLGGRKPKGGNKAPPWHASRKRKPST